In Aedes albopictus strain Foshan chromosome 3, AalbF5, whole genome shotgun sequence, the genomic window ttctttattatgccaagtgtccattatgccaaatgcctTTATGTCAAGTATGACAACGTCGGACGCAAAGTGTATCGGGttgctgcgctgggcgattctcatctaCAACCATCAGCCAAATTTCCACAGGTACattacattccataacaccggacccaggataaaatattgaggaactcctgaggttatgtgaaagcacttctgacTCGTGTCGTATACTGGAAATAGCTTCCGATTATGTTGTACTTGTACAAgtatcctctctctctctcttcttggcgtaacgtcctcactgggacaaagcctgcttctcagcttagtgttctatgagcacttccacagttattaactgagagcttcctctgccaatgaccattttgcatgtgtatatcgtgtggcaggcacgaagatactctatgcccaaggaagtcaaggaaatttcctttacgaaaagatcctggaccgaccgggaatcgaacccgtcaccctcagcatggtcatgctgaatacccgtgcgtttaccgcctcggctatatgggccctgtacaAGTATCCATGTACCCTAAGATATAGGAGAGCATCGAACGTAGCTGCCCAACTGGCAGCTATTTCCCTGCCTTTGACATAGGACCatgctctgccgcttccaaacctttGCGAAGACTACCTcgtctgcatagcagatctgagcATCCCGGAAGCCTCAGCAATGGCAGCTTTTAAGGTCAAGTTGGTAATTATATCCGGGCTTTAAGTCTTACACGAGGACACAAAGTCGATGATGAAATCAAGCTGTTGTGCAGCTTGGTTCCTTCCACACTGTATACAAATGCAGAATTGTCATTGGTAGATGGAGCTctaaattaataactgtagaagtgctcataaacTACTAAGGTTGGATCGTCAAGAGTCAACAAAAAGGCATTTTGTACTAAGAAATGTACCCATGATAAAAAATAACAAGCTAGTAATACTTACCATCTTTCACAGTAACTTCGGTGAGTTTCTTTCCGTAGTCCTTGCCGTAGCGCATCCGCCGCCCGTTAGCTATTGAATACACCTGAAACCCGGGTATGCAGAAGCCCAAATTTTGCTTGCAAGCTTGATATTTGGACTCCTCAGCCTTTCGTTTCTCCTCCGAGGCTTGCGGATCCCACGTGCGGCAGCCTATCTTGACGTCCATGATGCATGGCTCCAGCATTCCGTGCGTCAAATCCGAAAGCTTGATGAACTCGTACGTTTTACCAGCGACGGGAAGCTTCATGTGACCCAGGTATTGCGGAATAATATCCCTCAAGGGTACCAGATCTGGTTCCGTTGTAGCCGCCTGTATTTGCTCGTAGAACTTAATCTCCCGGAGGCCGCACAGAAGCTTCCCTGCTGGTTTCAAGATCGAGGCATCGTCGGAACTTTTCAATAGACCTGAGAAATAGGAATACCGTAAGCCAACTTTAAAATCCACAACAAACAGAAAAGTATACTCTTACCAACGCTATCAGCTGTATCGAAGAACGCATGTCCAGCCACCTGGTCGTCCATCGGTTGAAGCCCCTCCGGCAAGGTCGGATATTCCTGGCCAGCAGACATCCTTGAGCTTAGCGTAGATTGCTTGTTTTTCTCGGCGTTCGTTACATTGTTTTTACGTTTCTGGTAAGGCGGTAGCTTAATATGACGATGATAATGGACGCTCATATCTGATGGAACAATTGTAGATCGTACAACTCGGAACTCAAGCTTTCCGAAACAACTTCAAAATCACCTGGTATTCAACCGTGACTAATTCTATACTGCTTGGGTGTAACCGAAGAAATGCTTCGAATGTCTCAGACGTACATCGCGGCAGgaaaatttatcaaaagattATCTTCTTTTTATCAGTTCGAAATATAATCGTACATCCGGATTAAATTATCTACAGGTGTATCGTGCCTACGTAGTTATTGTCGTCGTATACGGAATAAGGGTCACATGTGATCGATCGATAACGACACAAACCGCGGATTATTGAAAAGCAGTTCAATGTTTGATTTTAATTGATAACCACAAGTTGAGCGATAAATAATTAGATCAATGATGACACACTTTTGTTGATATAATAAAATTTAAGTAGACACAAGTCATAAAAGTTAAGTAGAGCCTTTTTATGAACTTATGATTTACACAACTCCAATAATATCAGCGATATGATTTCTATCCCATTTGAGAGCAAAAAAACTAACTTAAAATATATTGTATTAAACAGTGCCCAACTCATTAAATAATTAGGATATTTGGATGTCTattaaatttgcaaaaaaaaaataaatttagaaAACAAACAGTTACTCTAAAAAAGTTAAAATTCAAATAAAAGTTTGTCTGTTATCTAACGAGAGCATTGTAATACGAATTGCAAATCAACACCGAGCTTTTTGTATGGAATACTTTTCATCCTTATAAGGCATACCTTTTCTTACTGCATATTATCGCATAcactaaagtgaccagacgtcccggattgtgcgggacagtcccggattcagACCACTCGTCCCGCATTGTgaagtgtcccggaaatgtcccggatttcaGCAATCACTGAAATATTTTGATATTTACAATATACAGATTTGTTGAACTGCTTTTGGTCTTCCTACTTAAAATCACACTTCAGACAATTAATTATTAAGTAGTAATAAATAAATGTCATTAATTAAtttagacatttcttcagaacttttctCTCATGttttaatttcaaaaatattccttAAACTATTTTAAGCTGAATTGATGTGACAACCCACAAGAtagtcttggagaaatgcctgtcaGAACCCGTCACATAAAATGGCAAGAAAAACATGCCGTGAAAAAAGTCCATTCTTTAAAGTGACAATGAATTTGAGTCggatattctagaagaattcttaaaaaaaaatacgttgagaAATGTTTAGAAATGTTTCAGCAATGCCTGAAAATTTCAGTGAAAAAGTGCAATTTCTTTAAATAAGAATCTTCCTTGGAAAAAATCAAAGTTATCTCTCTGGGAAAGTTCTCGAAGGACAtttaggaaatttctcaagaataacTTGCTTGTAGAGTCCTTTCAATATCATCTTAAGCATGTTAGTTTTATATTTCAACGGAATTTCCTtcgagaaatccttcagatgtTAATGTGGGATTGCTTGAACATATTGCCCAAGattattcctccaaagttttcactagaaattcttacatggattttttgattttttcataaGCTTCTGCCTGGATGCTCATTGAGATTTTTGGAAAGATCATGGAATTGCTatagaaatgccttgagaaatttattatggatcattctgaaaaatattGAGGTAATTTGGACAAATTTCTAGCTTCTGGATGGACATCCTGGGAactaatttgttttttttagaaacttgtaTGCTATGAAAGTTGAATGAAGATACGCATCATATTCGTAAtgaaaataatggaggaattgtttgagaattttttacCAGAAATATTTTGAGACGTGTCCTGTAGTAATATTTACTCGTGCTTTACATTAAAAGTCAACAAAAAATCTTATAGTGTTGTCACAAACTctttcctgaattttctccaggaatttgaatgtttttttgtTCATAAAAAAGTATTcagacatttctaaaggaatctcaggtaaACCagtcggattttttttagaaaattatacAATTATTTGACTTCTCCATTCGTTTGGTCTACAACCTGAATTTTGGTTTGAAAATCGGGTCACTGAATCACTGGAAAACTTAAAAGGCAGACACAAACTTCaactttgtaccgacttttcgaaccctctagcagaattgattacactcattcgaacaaattttaattttctcctatgtcacccccctccccctcggaaagttttggtcggaattcaacattttgaagggggcacaaataaattgttgttgaaattaaaaaaaaaaataaggtgaaattagagtcgccCCATTATTTATCATCACCCAACCACCCGTCTCCTCCCTCTGACGAGCACTGCGGGAAAATAAGAAAATGAGATCTGTACCAGCCTAATTTGAGTTGTGTTAAATTGTGTCCCGCATCagagcaaaatatatctggtcactttatatGGCATACACCCTTTTAATCTAACTACCCCTTGAACTACCCAATAAGCATTTCAGCGCTATAAGCctcacccaagcaaccaaaagttcggataaaatagcatgtttgggcatAATCAGCTATtctaaggaagatgaatagcattctattcagcccactttttgacgtaaactacgtctatggggaaggtacggtactgtaccacggcaccgggtgtaaaatgaaaatctaaattttgcgaccgtcacgaaattatgaaagattttgcacgctaataactcagccatttattgaccgattttttaaattttgccatcaaacaatcgcaaaactatgtccctttcatgtcaaatagagaaaactattgattttcaacagcaaactattgaaaattgcagaaaagtgaacctatgttttaattttatccagccaatcacgagcgagcacattttttgggttttctcgcttggtatataagttattgtcttcttctcatcttccatcattcttccgcgacacctcgaggggaacgcatcggaggactgctagccagtttctccgcttgcttctcccttcagtatgctttggctagccgagcgtggtggtcgttggctgttgccacttgctttaccagtcgtcgtcgcgtcgccgtgcgcggtaccagtggggccgccaaccagaccggatcagctctgcgaaaatttccttcattctggcttcatcgggcgtccgggcagcgcaagccaacattggaataaacacaattatggaccgcgcttgcagaaatactgcaagtaaattaaaacagcccttgaaagggctacgaaaatgtcccacgggagtgaatcgaataattttctcaggaggaaagcctccTTCAGTATGTTCTGCCTAGGCATGCGCGGTGGTCATCGGCTGATGCTAGTTGTCGTGGCAACgctgtgcgcggtaccagtggggccgccaaccagttcacaccggatcggatctgcgaaaactttctccatcgggcgtccgggcagcacaagccaacatcggaatcaacaaaattatggaacgcgcttgcagaaatactgcaagtaaattaaaacagcccttgtaagAGCTTCGAAAATGTCCgacgggagtgaaccgaataattttctcatgaggaaagccaatcactgtgagcgctgtgtgaaaattgaactgcgctttgtcgtaacattgagatattcaattcaaatgtgtgaaaactgtgctagttgattggcaattggaaaacattttcttcaactcagatgatgaagaaattttcattttgatgaaatgtattaatcagtgttgccatatttcaatgtgtgcaaatcttcgcaaaattcttaaatgttctttacaattttgccgaaaaatttatagatttatagaaattatttgttaaacattataattgtgctgatcgatttgcaaaagttcaatgagataattattatTGGAAAGCATTTTGTGTGCACTGTGCGaaaatctgtatggcatcactaattaacacccctctttcatctaaccaatcacgtgcgagaggggaattttAACCTCTTTGCCGTACAGCcgtctagtatataagttattgtcttcttctcatcttccatcattctttcgtgacacctcgaggggaacgcatcggaggacagctagctagtttctccgtttgcttttcccttcagtatgctttggcaagccaagcGCGATGGTTGTCGATGGTTGCGCTTTCGTGTGTTCCCTTCGCATCGTCGTCGTGCGCGGCGCTACTGGAGCCACCACCAGCCGGTTCAAACTGATGCAcggtaaagacactgtatgctaaagacacgaaatctgatgattgttgctgttgatgatgattgtcgcgtcatgacgatgatgctgtcgagcaatgcttttaaagcgcgtttgacaggtctcctgctcgattggaataacattgacagcatatttggaattccaattggaacatttcgtgtctttgcgtaTAGTGTCTTTAATGCACGGCAAAACTGATACGACACGGTAGCCTTGCTGCCCGACGACGTTTTGCACAGCATCGTCACGCAAAGCTAACGCTGCCGATCTGGATTTGGTTGTCATAATTACCGAATTTCACCTCATGTACGCAATAATTGAACAATTATTGTTCAGCATATAGATtcaaacagcccttctaagggctttgaaaatgttttccacaagagagaaccgaataattttccaagaaagacgTCGGGACACAAACTTCTATGCATCTTTCATCATTCATTCACACCTCGAGGAAGACGCATCGGATaactgctagccagtttctccgtttgcttctcccttcagtatgctttggctagccgggcgCGTTGGTCGTCGGTTGTTGCTAGTCGTCTTTGCATCgttgtgcgcggtaccagtggggctgctaaccagttcacaccggatcagatctctggtgCGGCAGGAGCGAAAACTTTCTTCACTCTCGCTTCAAAGGGCGTCCGGGCAgctttgcagaagccaacaaaattacaccactgaattcgcgactacgaaggtaaaagagattccaactctttgtcgctctaatgaaaaacctcgtaaggaactgtcagaatgtgcgtgaaaaaaaaagcaaaaaatatttacCTCTCGTTgtttctcacgtaaaccttcacgcacattcgacaacttcgtagtcgcgaataggGCTTGCAGTAAAACAGtccttgtaagggctacgaaaatgtcccacgggggtgaaagaataattttctaaggacgaaagcccgggacacaagtgtcaatcactatgagcgctgtgtgaaaattgaatagcgctccgtcgcaaccatgacatattcaatacaaatttgtttaaactgtgctagttgattggcaatttcgaaaacattttcttctcacatgatgaagaaaatttcactttgatgaatgtattactcagtgttgccatatttcaatgtgtgcaaGTCTATGCATCGAAAttatgcaaatgttcaatcgaaagCATTTGGTGTGCGTTGTGAAAGTGTCGAAAACCACCGAGAATTTAAAATCAACTGCATCAAAGGCGCGGCGCGGAGATTTAACCATGTTTTGTCGCATAGGAgctcaattttctgtaaaattgattcgaacagttctttaaagggccaacaattttctgaaagatggtacggtgagttttccgagaaagtttctaccgccaagaatttgaaaccaactACATCAAAAGCATTTTGTGGAAATCAATCCGCATCTTGTCGCGGAAAAGGCAACATTTCTCTAGTGCGAAAATTGCACTATTGCATTCCTTTtcatcataacaagtgtttgaaaattgagaccatcaaaccaattattcttacaaagCCTATCATTGTCGCTGTTCTGACATTTGCTGGCAGAACAACGTAATTATTGATgacaaatgtaatatttttaacaaattcttgttcaaacagcccttttgagagcagttttaagaaagagtaaacggtagattttctgacaaagtgacgctggtcacataagtgtcaaaaccgccgaatttcgaaaactactcctaaactaaatgcaacagcttgtcttatcatctggtcgtgtcaccgaatctggcgagTACGCTTTCTTCTTGTGTGTACACAGTATATAGCTATAAAGGCATTTCTTCAAACTttatttataacaacatttccaacacaaatccccagaatccaccaaaatcttgtagaatttacattgttaaaattaacggttttcaaaaccattagccactacaaattctattattgatccaaagaaattgcatagtagtcctttgtcgttcataacaaactgctttacgtagtttacgtcatgcggttgtgtcttgtacacacccctctgatttttaagtaattaaccgcactttagttcacaaaaagtacacttgtgtcgctgaaaagaacgctattcagcttcaAAATAAgattcgaaaaaatgaaaaaaaaaaaatatgtttagtcctcaaaagtttttttttattaaaagacATTAAGTTCATGTGGAATTCAAACTGACTAATATCTTGAaacaatttttgatgttttttacttactgagatttgaacacGGGTTCTTCTCGTTGAAAGTTGGTGCCTAatcactactccatgtatgtgttgtttggcactgtgggattttactcaatatgTGCTGATAtaatttagtagagctcaatcaggttcgcgtgtgaactttctctgaacttggaatactttttgaagtcgaaagttcgaaagaagttcacgtggaacttcatGTGAACttgcacagtttgacattttcagtttgttgtggttcgcagtgcaaagcaattaattaaggccagtgtatcgacttccagaaaagattataagtttccaGCTTGGTTTACAGTgacgatcgcgtcgattaccggcgcgctgcagcggcaagtgagacggggttggaaacatccagcaaagctggaaaaaaaattatgCACGGccaaaaaaactccggcggaatccgaGGTGGAGTAGTTGTCCGCTGCGGAGGCAGCCTTTGAGCAACACGATACGGATGCTTTGCGTTGAATACAGAagtaagtaccgtaaaccggggtcaaattgatcagcggggtgaaattgatcactcgggtactacattgtaattccatactaggaacgcttaagcgtcgtaatgatcttaaacctttcacgtcatctgattcgtagatgtctagagatgagtgtagacttttaatttttttgaaaaaagttagttttgccttattttttcaaggaattcgcaATGTGTTtctaatttagctgaaatcattgctactaaacaatcaattgctaataggacttcccgtgaattttctgttttaacatttttgtggagccttggttggggtgttatgcagctaatcagaacatgaaatagttataaaaagttcattttatgaagaaatagtgatttattgtaatagaaatcacttatttcaaatgaaattgcctacctttaggtgtttaaggagaaatttcaaaatttaattttgtattttaagtattaaattaactagttgtaagattttagacgcgttattcggttttagaagagcaaaattaagcggtgtaGGAAATTTCCctgtccaaccgatgcttaattgtatactgatcaatttcgccccaaagtggcatttccaatattttgatatttgtagttatttaacttaaagtttaaatttgttgaacaaaattctgtcactagGTTCCATatagatccactgggtactggttttacagaaattcttttggcaatatttgaacaggcactgatgttatccgcaaaatttgttttaaagtgatcaatttgaccccggattacggtacgttgaaatattctagtgaaacaaagtgtacttgtgaaattaacacaagctgtggctgccgagctcgatttccgagtgatttaattgaatgagaacttcccccgagctccgctgtcgccgaagttcaagtgaagttcacttttggtacggttaatatttatctatctgaactttgagtagtaagtgttacaaataaaaaaaaaatcaatggcccGCGTTGGGTGCCAAATGACGGACAAACTATgatggaaccctataaatgttctaTTTACACGAATTTACACGAATTTACATTTACAGCACAAAACATAAAATTGGCCAGTTATCCTCAAAGGAAtaacaatttacgatcacaggatgacgaggtttcatttattggttttggtccatcagtcaatcctggaacagtgttttgtttggctgattccatttttgttaacagtatttattctgttttcatagcttatttgtgtctaggaaaactaatcctaattggccatcccgaatcgggttttaatgcaagacggctgcatgttgatgtccctgctagggagcggtttgcctgtcttgcagtaatttgtcgccagaaatgaccttaatGTATGCAACCACTCCGGTTGCTAGGGCAATATTTCTCCTGAGTGAtggaagaaccctataaatgcacattaaaattagtagaatattcacaagctaaaatcgaacatgtaacagaaaaataaaactggtaacataagttcaaaacaagtacgaaacaagttcgaaacggaacttttcaagttgttggaatatgtctaactgaactttatttgagctttagagccacgcaaaagttcaacatgagttcggttcaattttaattaaactctgctcaaaagttcaaagtaagttttttctggacctcttttctactttaatgtcgttttgtagagaagtcaaaagcttgcacatgtacttccaagtttataaacaatacatgagtaactttttggagaattaagttcaatgaAACCGGAATTGAACTAAACTTGAACTTcttagttcgttcttcaagtggaatccgaacttttggttgcttgggcaaTCATTTGCTTTCTGCTGCATAACAGCCGAATTCAAGCAGTGAACGCTGACTAAAAAGGAAGCTAATAAAAAATCAACCATAAGCGAATACACAGCTGCAATACAAATACCATACAACTACCCGATTCAGTTTTCTGAAAGCAATCACTTACCACTGGGTCTGCCTTTACTGTACTATAATCCAACTCCGAAAGATGTAAAAGCTCAAACTAATTAAATAGGAGTCCCTACCAATAAAACAGCTGTTACAATACAGTAAACTTTGTAATGTTGCTGAAATCACAAAACAACAGTGCTTTGAAGCTCGTGATGCGGTATCGTTACAGCCAGAAGCTGTATTGGTTTATCAACgcagcttgtcggatgtaaacattatagcCAAAACAAACtgtaagcgggatatatagctacaaCCAGTGATGAAAATGTCATTTCTATATATCTAAATTTAACCACCTATAGTTCATTTTAGAAGCTTAACC contains:
- the LOC115260379 gene encoding inositol polyphosphate multikinase isoform X1, yielding MSVHYHRHIKLPPYQKRKNNVTNAEKNKQSTLSSRMSAGQEYPTLPEGLQPMDDQVAGHAFFDTADSVGLLKSSDDASILKPAGKLLCGLREIKFYEQIQAATTEPDLVPLRDIIPQYLGHMKLPVAGKTYEFIKLSDLTHGMLEPCIMDVKIGCRTWDPQASEEKRKAEESKYQACKQNLGFCIPGFQVYSIANGRRMRYGKDYGKKLTEVTVKDAFRKFLNADSGLCRQLLMQFLSDLWTIQKWARTQTTFRLYSSSVLLVYDARRLKPVLQYQSKSLSSSSSKLTASCNTGSGPLTGTGTSSTSSSPIGGPSSSPGTPTTGGDIEPLQHYFKIQRSHSAFNNYEEDMKAIRENYVFMRDNLVGSYETKVWACARMIDFAHAFPAEEATVDTNYLHGVDCLVKIFEDFLRDCELENSPKAGVP